One Oncorhynchus kisutch isolate 150728-3 linkage group LG30, Okis_V2, whole genome shotgun sequence genomic window, TGTTATGAATATCGCTAGCAACAGACTAAACACATTTTGAATGACATACCTACAGTAGAAAAGAGGAAAATATCTTATTTCTCATGTCAACTTTATTTCTCCACTCCTAATATTGAACAAATTACACTCACTGGAGTATCTGACATTGGCTTTGAAAAATAGGCTACCAGTGTGGTAAGTGCTACTGGCTGCTGGTAAGTGTTCTTGACTTGGACATACATTTTTGCCAACACATGGATAGCAAGCTAAACAGTTGCGCTTAGCGAAAGTGTTTGCAGTTACCTttctagctaataggctatgttagagtttacacttcctcttccaattaTAAATGTGGGGAGGTCAAACTAATGAAAAAACATTTACCAAATCTATTCATCTCAAAATGTTTTGATTACTTCGCCTTGACATTCACCTGATAAGACatgagggaaaaaaatgttttggctAACATAATGGGAGTCCCTGGTTCAgtggtttgcctgggagggggtccctgggaAAGATAAGGTTGAAGACCCCTGAGTTACAAGGTTGTTGTGGCGCTAAGTCATTGTGATGGTGATGTTGAGGACATCAAGGTAACCCAACCCTTGAGCACCTGCAGCTGACAAGAGTAATGACAATGCTTATGTAGACAAAAATGTTTAACAATCAATTAGCTAGTCCCGCTGACAATCAATGTGTTCGAGATATTAGATTCTGCACAGGATGAAAATCTGTTGATTTGCACAGAATCTGTGCATCTTAAACATGCATTTGTCCAACATACAGACCACATCATGCACTTTTTTTGCTATTAAATTCAGGCTCACTGTGACAAAGGCAGTACACATGATTATTAACCTGAGCCACTTTCATACATCATAATGCTGACCAGACAGTACATCTGTCCATCACAAAGCAGGTGAATGATGAGATTCATGGAGGAACATAGTTACTCTGCATGGCAGCCACTTCCCAATGAAAGCCAACATGATCTGACACACAACAAAAGCTGGTAAGTGTCGACAAGAGTTTGACTTTGAAGCCCACTAACCTCTGTTTTAGGTTTCATCTCAATAATACGCTCTTCAGTGTTTTGCTAAATGGTATTTTGGGGGAGCAGGATATTGTAGCCGTCAGAGGTGTTAAACCATAATTGTTGCAAGTAGTACATCTGTATGTATGCTTAATTCAGGAGAAACACTCCTTTCAGTAAAAATTACCAGCAGACTTATGTAAAaagtcaataaacattgggtCCCATCAATTATTTTTTGCCTCCCTTTTCTATTTACTAGACATGCATGTCTGCCCAAGGGTCAAGAGGAGGAAATAACCAAGGTAGATTTTTAAAAGTCTGCAATAAGCTGCCTCTTAAACCCCTCACCATCCAAAACAAGACTATTTACATTAAATAAGAAACCCAGACAGCTTTCCATGATTGGGTTATTATCCTCCCTGGCCCATATGGAAAATTGTTGTAACGAGAGATGAGAAATGAGGGCAGCTTTCCAGTAGGTACTTTTGACAAAAGTAACTTAATTTTCAACATCAGAAGAGTACAAAGCAAAGATAGAGAAGATACAGTGTTacacttttcacactactgagccgagCCAAACTGAGCTGAGCTGTACTGCGCCAGCCTGGTAACTCGTCTACCACACAGTTGCTAGAACCATGTAGGAAAGGACAACGTGAAAGAAAATCATCTGAGCCACCGTACGGTTTGAGTCAGCACGATAGAGTGAAAAGGGTATATGTGAGTTGAGGAGGACAGTGGATTATGATGATTAGGCCTATTTCTGGTTTTTTAACTGATTAGACAACCAATCCAGTCCTTCATAGAGACCGTCTCCGCTGGTGGCACAGGTGGCCTGGATGTACCAGTTTCTATGGCGGAGGGAGTGCAGTCCCAACTTGTCTGTGAGTTCGGCCGCATTCATAGCATTTGGGAGGTCCTGAAAAGAGAAGTTCTCCCATAATGAGACAAAAGCCAAGCCAGGGAAGGATATCCAAAGTATATAACAGGTGTAttgtcctttctattttattaatACAACAAAAACAAGTCAGAGGCTTTTTGCTTTCACACAATGGACAGGTGGAAAATGTAGGAGTACCTGTTTGTTAGCGAATACTAATAAGACTGCCTCTCGTAGTTCATCCTCTGCCAACATTCTCATCAGTTCTTCGCGGGCTTCGTTCACTCGCTCTCTGTCATTGCTGTCCACAACGAAGATGAGACCTG contains:
- the arf1 gene encoding ADP-ribosylation factor 1, with the translated sequence MGNLFASLFKAFGKKEMRILMVGLDAAGKTTILYKLKLGEIVTTIPTIGFNVETVEYKNISFTVWDVGGQDKIRPLWRHYFQNTQGLIFVVDSNDRERVNEAREELMRMLAEDELREAVLLVFANKQDLPNAMNAAELTDKLGLHSLRHRNWYIQATCATSGDGLYEGLDWLSNQLKNQK